From the genome of Maridesulfovibrio ferrireducens:
TTGCGCTAGCCTATTGCGATTTGGATTATTTTAAATCGTTCAACGATAAGTACGGCTTTTCTCGCGGAGATGAAGTTTTAAGTATGACCGCGCGAATAATCGTGAATACGGTTCGAGGTTTTGTCGGAGAGCAGACTTTTGTCGGTCATGTCGGTGGTGACGATTTTGTTGTAATTACTTCCCCTGACATTGTTGAAGAAGCCTGTAAGCGAATTATTTTTTCTTTTGATGGTATTGTTCCCAATTTTTACGATATTGAAGATCGCAAAAGAAAGACTATTGTTTCAACCGATAGACAGGGAGTGGTGCAGACTTTTCCGCTTATGGCAATTTCTATTGCGGTTGTTTTTAATATTGATGGCAAACTCAAGCATTTCGGAGAAGCCTCAGCTATAGCGATGGGGCTTAAGAAGAAAGCAAAAGAAAATCCAAAGAGTAATTATGTCCTCGACCGCCGGACCCCGTAATGTAATGCCGGAACCAGTTCAGATCTTTCTTACTCATATGGATATTGAGAAAGGGTGTTCTAAGGCTACACTATGTTCTTATGAAAAAGATCTGATTCAATTCGAAGAATTCCTTTCTACCCGTTCGCACTCTCTTTCAAATCTAGTTGAAATCTCGGTTGATCATGTCCGGGGATTTCTTGCTAAACTGCATGGCCGCAAACTTGCTAAAAGTACGCTTTCCAGAAAGTTATCCACGCTTCGTTCTTTTTTTAAATACATGACGCGTCATCGTTTTATTACGAATGACCCTATGGCAGGTATACGCAATCCTAAACAAGAGGTTAGGCAACCGCGTTCATTGAATGTTGATCAAGCTATAAATCTGCTTGATTCAAAGTGCGGGGTGGAACCTGAAGATAAAAGGGATCATGCTATAGCTGAACTTTTGTATGGTTCCGGATTGCGTGTCAGCGAAGCTATTTCTCTCGGCATTTATGATGTGGATACCTCTTCCGGGCTTGTCAGAGTTACGGGAAAAGGAAACAAAG
Proteins encoded in this window:
- the xerC gene encoding tyrosine recombinase XerC, yielding MSSTAGPRNVMPEPVQIFLTHMDIEKGCSKATLCSYEKDLIQFEEFLSTRSHSLSNLVEISVDHVRGFLAKLHGRKLAKSTLSRKLSTLRSFFKYMTRHRFITNDPMAGIRNPKQEVRQPRSLNVDQAINLLDSKCGVEPEDKRDHAIAELLYGSGLRVSEAISLGIYDVDTSSGLVRVTGKGNKERLSPLSDTAREAIDSYLTVREELGPALEETALFVGNRGGRINRRQVNRILARMAEEAGLQGGVHPHMLRHSFASHMLQSGADMRSVQELLGHENLTTTQRYTHLNLQHIMNVYDKAHPLSESGSVSRKSDGSDE